In Haladaptatus cibarius D43, the sequence GGAGTCGTGGGCGAGATTTTCGAGTCGCTCCAAACTAACCGACAGATGCGTCCCTCTTTTTCCGTCTGCAAGGCTGTGGATTTCGTCCACCACGACGTATTCGACGGTTCTGAGTTTTTCCTTGAATTTCGGCGAGTTGAGCAGAATGGCGAGGGTTTCCGGCGTCGTGTTGAGGATGTGCGGCGTCTCCTTCAGCATCTTCTGTCGCGCTGACGAATCCGTGTCGCCGTGTCGAATCGCGTGACGAACCTCGCTTACTGCTCGGGCTGAGTCTGAAGAACCTTCGGCGGTTTCTGACTTGGGAGAATCGGCGGCGCTCGCCGCCGATTCTCCGCTCTCTCCGCCCGACTCGTCATCTGCCATCTTTTCCCGAATGCCCGACAGTGGCACTTCGAGGTTTCTGTGGATGTCGTTCGCCAGCGACTTCAGCGGGGAGACGTAGAGGCAGTACACCGAGTTTTCGAGTCCGAATTCGCGCTCCCGGCGAAACAGTTCGTTCAGAATCGCGGTGAAGGAAGCGAGCGTCTTCCCGCTTCCAGTCGGAGAGGCGATGAGGGCGTTTTCCCGCCCGTGAATCAACGGAATCGCGTCGCGCTGTGGCGGCGTGAAAAAACCGCCGTTTTCGGGAACGAACTCGCCGAACGCTTCGACCCACCATTTCCTGACTGCTGGTTCGAGGAGGTCTAACACCTCCCCGTCCGCGAGTTCGACCGACTCCGGGTCGAACTCTACCCCCTCCCGGGCCAACAGCGTTCTCCCATCCATTTGTTCCGGATTGGAAGCGGGCGACAAAGAGGGTTATGCCAGCGGAGTGAAAGTGAAACTTGTCTGTTCGGAGCGTTAGGGCCATCTGGTAATCTGGAGTGGTTCCGTCATCGCTTATAAATCTTCGTCAGCGAGTCGGTCGATTCGGGAGAGCGCACGCTGACAGACCGGGACGTACCCCACCGCGAAAAGCGGGAGAGAGAACACGACGCGACAGCCGTTCCGGTCAGTCAACGCTTCTATTCGGTGGCCCGTTGCTGGAAGCCCTGCGACATCCCACGACCAGTAGTACTCGTCGTAGGCCGTGATTTCGAATGACAACTCGATTCCGAGCGGCGTTTTGATTCTCCCAGTCGAACCGAGTCGAATGTTTCTATCGGCACACTCCACCGCCCGCACCGACGGTCCCCATTTCGGCCAGCAGGCCGTATTGGTCAGCACGTCCCAGACGCGCTCCGCCGGGGCGTCAATTGCGCGCGAAACCGCGAGATAGCGTCCGTTGGAATCCCGCTCGACGCGAACCTCGCTCTGCATGGCTGAAAGACGGACGGCAAATGCAAATCGTTAGTGGCGTGATTCCCTCGAACCGACGCCCAACGTTACCTTCCGGCACGGCTGAACCTTTTTGACCCTCCCGCACGGGAATCCACACATGCGAGTCACATTCCTCGGCACGGGAAGTGCGATGCCGACCGGCGAGCGGTTTCAAACCGGCCTCGTCGTCGAAGACGACGGAAATCGCCTCCTCGTGGACTGTGGCAGTGGCGTTCTCCACCGCCTTCAGCAGTCGGGAATCGGTTACGAAAATATCTCTACCGTTCTGCTGACTCACCATCACGTAGACCACGTCTCCGACCTCCTCCCACTGCTCAAAGCCCGCTGGCTTGCGGGGGAAGAACATCTCGAAGTCGTCGGCCCGAAAGGCACGAAAGCCCTGCTCGACGGCCTACTTTCGGTTCACGACTATCTCGACGGGCGAGTCGAACTCCAAGTCCGCGAAGTCGGAGCACAGGAGTTTTCCGTCGCGGGATTCGACGTAGAAGGCTTCGAAGCGCGCCATTCGATGCCCTGCCTCGCCTACCGATTCGGCGACGATTTCACTTTCAGCGGCGACAGCGAGGCGTTTTCGGGACTCACAGCTTTCGCGGACGGCTGTTCCGTCCTCGTCCACGATTGTTCGTTCCCCGACGAAGTGGACGTGGCGAATCACCCGACGCCAACGCAACTCGGTGAGGCGCTTTCCGGCGCGGACATCGACCGGGTGTATCTGACGCATCTCTATCCGCACACTGACGGCAAACACGAGGCCATGGTGTCCTCGGTTGCGAAGAACTACGACGGCGACGTTCGATTCGCGGAAGACCTGTTTTCGGTCGAACTCTAATCGCGGTTTTCCCCTCGGAACTATCTACTGCTCCACTGTTCCCTCTGGCGGTTTCGATTCAGCATCCAATTTCTTCCCGTCTCCTCCGACGTGAATTGCCTGCTCGGACACGGTGAAACTAGTGACGCCGAACGGCAGTTCCCGGTCACGAATCGTCACGATTCGTCGCAACCGAAGTTCTCCGTCCAAATGCAGTTCGTCGCCGTCGAAACGACGTTCGAGTTGGAGGGTTCCGG encodes:
- a CDS encoding SRPBCC family protein, with product MQSEVRVERDSNGRYLAVSRAIDAPAERVWDVLTNTACWPKWGPSVRAVECADRNIRLGSTGRIKTPLGIELSFEITAYDEYYWSWDVAGLPATGHRIEALTDRNGCRVVFSLPLFAVGYVPVCQRALSRIDRLADEDL
- a CDS encoding MBL fold metallo-hydrolase, which produces MRVTFLGTGSAMPTGERFQTGLVVEDDGNRLLVDCGSGVLHRLQQSGIGYENISTVLLTHHHVDHVSDLLPLLKARWLAGEEHLEVVGPKGTKALLDGLLSVHDYLDGRVELQVREVGAQEFSVAGFDVEGFEARHSMPCLAYRFGDDFTFSGDSEAFSGLTAFADGCSVLVHDCSFPDEVDVANHPTPTQLGEALSGADIDRVYLTHLYPHTDGKHEAMVSSVAKNYDGDVRFAEDLFSVEL